The following proteins are encoded in a genomic region of Pungitius pungitius chromosome 19, fPunPun2.1, whole genome shotgun sequence:
- the chst2b gene encoding carbohydrate sulfotransferase 2, which translates to MRSKQYHQPLKLTAPWEKDAGFGRKLKTYRNHTKIIAQPGLVMKVLRRKRIVLFMAYFLLLLFTMLNLANYKWTKQPQQCNHQLRSTTYQSRSDIRFFYRPSLAKKRQLIYVLTTWRSGSSFFGELFNQNPEVFFLYEPMWHIWQKLYPGDAVSLQGAARDMLSSLYRCDLSVFQLYNSPGGKNFTSLGLFGATLNKVVCSYPLCSAYKKDVVGMVDDKLCKKCPPQSLRLLEEECLKYSTIVIKGVRILDVNVLAPLMEDPSLDLKVIHLVRDPRAVANSRIKSRHGLIRENLQVVRSRDPKLRRIPFVDPGHKANKKDGADYHSIGAMEVICDRTSRTLRTALNPPHWLKGKYMAVRYEDLVDRPVKTLRNIYRFANLTANRDIESFALNMTSGSSSSSKPFIVSSRNATQAATAWRTVLSIQQIKQVEDYCHHAMSVLGYERVRTSGEAKDLSKSLLTYSKL; encoded by the coding sequence ATGAGAAGCAAACAATACCATCAACCACTGAAGTTGACAGCGCCTTGGGAGAAAGATGCCGGCTTTGGGAGGAAGCTTAAGACCTACAGGAACCATACCAAGATAATAGCGCAGCCCGGGCTCGTGATGAAAGTCCTCCGCAGGAAGAGGATTGTGTTATTCATGGCCTATTTCTTACTGCTGCTCTTCACTATGCTCAACTTGGCCAATTACAAATGGACCAAACAGCCCCAGCAGTGTAATCATCAACTGAGGAGCACCACCTATCAAAGCAGATCGGACATCCGCTTCTTCTACAGGCCCTCCTTGGCCAAAAAGAGGCAGCTCATCTACGTTCTGACCACCTGGAGGTCGGGCTCGTCCTTCTTCGGGGAGCTTTTTAACCAAAACCCCGAGGTGTTCTTCCTGTATGAGCCGATGTGGCACATCTGGCAGAAACTGTACCCGGGTGATGCGGTGTCTTTACAAGGGGCGGCCAGGGACATGCTCAGCTCCTTGTACCGCTGTGATCTGTCTGTTTTCCAACTTTACAACAGCCCCGGGGGCAAGAACTTTACCTCCCTGGGACTCTTTGGGGCCACTCTTAACAAAGTGGTGTGCTCATATCCCCTCTGCTCAGCCTACAAGAAGGACGTGGTGGGGATGGTGGATGATAAGTTGTGTAAAAAGTGCCCCCCTCAAAGCCTTAGACTGTTGGAGGAGGAGTGCCTCAAATATAGCACCATAGTCATTAAAGGGGTTCGCATATTGGACGTCAACGTGTTGGCCCCGCTCATGGAGGACCCGTCCTTGGATTTGAAGGTGATACACCTGGTCAGAGACCCGCGGGCGGTGGCCAACTCCAGGATCAAATCGAGACACGGCCTGATAAGGGAAAACTTACAGGTGGTCCGCAGCAGGGATCCCAAACTTCGCCGGATACCTTTTGTGGATCCGGGTCACAAGGCCAACAAGAAGGACGGCGCGGACTACCACTCCATAGGAGCCATGGAGGTGATCTGTGACCGCACCTCCAGGACCTTGAGGACTGCCTTGAACCCGCCCCACTGGCTGAAGGGAAAGTACATGGCGGTGCGGTACGAGGACCTGGTCGACAGGCCGGTCAAGACCCTGCGGAACATCTACCGCTTCGCCAACCTCACCGCCAACCGCGACATAGAGTCCTTTGCACTCAACATGACCAGCGGCTCCAGCTCGTCCTCGAAGCCGTTCATCGTCTCGTCGAGGAACGCCACGCAGGCCGCCACTGCGTGGAGAACGGTCCTCAGCATTCAACAGATCAAGCAAGTGGAGGACTACTGTCACCACGCCATGTCTGTCCTGGGCTACGAAAGAGTCAGGACCTCCGGGGAGGCCAAGGACTTGAGCAAATCGCTGCTGACGTACTCCAAACTGTGA